From the genome of Oscillatoria sp. FACHB-1406, one region includes:
- a CDS encoding DUF389 domain-containing protein, with translation MQQQYLSQLRNLRRYLPRPVDREAGKQLESELLEDARWTINYEVLIVSSCAIATFGLVNNSAAVIIGAMLIAPLMLPLRALALGFLEGNWLLLRRATLSLVGGTLLAIGLSFLIGWLARIPPLGSEILSRTQPNLIDLGIAISAGGVSGFAKIRKDISDVLAGTAISVALMPPLCVVGLSISQGIVSYGSGAFLLYLTNLFGIVFACQLVFILAGYSRLSRSLLLTSFFTVLLLLPLSTNFIKLVRQQQLQATINQLLLRRTITLNQAGISLRGNQVDWTGKPPTVYLFIDFTPNARDAQMITSKQVAEVEKFISAQMQRPFTLVAIVNEVQKIQASYENSEAGKHRVDETPSRSIRTETLPGFVQPTEN, from the coding sequence ATGCAGCAACAATACTTAAGTCAATTGAGAAACTTGCGCCGCTACTTGCCGCGTCCAGTAGACCGGGAAGCCGGAAAACAGTTAGAAAGCGAATTATTGGAAGACGCGCGTTGGACGATTAACTATGAAGTCTTAATTGTAAGTTCTTGCGCGATCGCAACTTTCGGACTCGTCAACAACAGCGCTGCCGTCATCATTGGTGCAATGTTAATTGCACCCCTGATGTTACCCCTGCGCGCCCTTGCTCTAGGGTTCCTCGAAGGCAACTGGTTGCTATTGCGCAGAGCAACACTCTCGCTCGTGGGAGGAACCCTCTTGGCCATTGGGCTTTCATTCCTGATTGGTTGGCTTGCACGCATTCCTCCCCTCGGCTCGGAAATTCTCTCGCGAACGCAGCCTAACTTAATCGATCTCGGGATTGCAATTTCAGCAGGCGGAGTTAGCGGCTTTGCCAAAATTCGCAAAGACATTAGCGATGTCCTGGCTGGAACGGCGATTTCTGTCGCCTTAATGCCTCCTTTGTGCGTCGTCGGACTCTCTATATCGCAGGGAATTGTCTCCTATGGTTCTGGTGCTTTTCTCCTGTATTTAACCAACTTATTCGGGATCGTCTTCGCTTGCCAGTTGGTGTTCATTTTAGCGGGTTACAGTCGCCTGAGTCGTTCCTTACTCCTAACGAGTTTTTTTACCGTTCTGCTCTTACTTCCCCTCAGCACTAACTTCATCAAACTGGTTCGGCAGCAGCAATTGCAAGCCACGATTAATCAATTGCTGCTACGTCGAACCATTACCTTAAATCAAGCAGGTATTTCGTTACGAGGAAACCAAGTCGATTGGACGGGTAAGCCTCCCACCGTCTATCTTTTCATTGACTTTACCCCCAATGCTAGGGACGCTCAAATGATTACATCCAAGCAAGTCGCTGAAGTGGAAAAGTTCATTTCGGCTCAAATGCAACGACCTTTTACGCTGGTGGCGATTGTCAATGAAGTGCAAAAAATTCAGGCCAGTTATGAAAATTCCGAGGCAGGAAAGCATAGAGTAGACGAAACCCCTTCCCGTTCTATCCGCACGGAAACATTACCCGGTTTCGTGCAACCGACTGAAAATTGA
- the ahcY gene encoding adenosylhomocysteinase yields the protein MTATATQPKYEIKDINLAAKGKQRIEWAGREMPVLRQIQERFAAEKPLAGIRLVACCHVTTETAHLAIALRNAGADALLIASNPLSTQDDVAASLVSDYGIPVYAIKGEDNDTYHRHVNIALDHKPNIIIDDGSDVTATLVKERQSQISDIIGTTEETTTGIVRLQAMLKDGVLTFPAINVNDADTKHFFDNRYGTGQSTLDGVIRATNILLAGKTLVVAGYGWCGKGVAMRASGLGANVIVTEIDPTKAIEAVMDGFRVMPMAEAASQGDLFITVTGNKHVIRPEHFAAMKDGAIVCNSGHFDIEIDLQSLGQEATEVKEVRPFTQQYCLKSGKSIIVLGEGRLVNLAAAEGHPSAVMDMSFANQALACEYLVKNKGQLEPKIYNIPTEIDKEIARLKLQAMGIKIDSLTADQIEYINSWTAGT from the coding sequence ATGACTGCAACCGCAACTCAACCCAAGTACGAAATTAAAGACATTAACTTAGCCGCAAAAGGCAAACAACGCATCGAATGGGCAGGACGGGAAATGCCTGTCTTGCGGCAAATTCAAGAACGATTTGCCGCTGAAAAGCCGCTAGCCGGAATTCGCTTGGTAGCCTGCTGCCACGTTACCACCGAAACGGCTCACCTCGCGATCGCGCTGCGTAATGCCGGTGCTGATGCTCTCCTAATCGCCAGCAACCCCCTCTCCACTCAAGACGATGTAGCTGCTAGCCTTGTCTCCGATTACGGTATCCCAGTCTATGCTATCAAAGGCGAAGATAACGACACTTATCACCGCCACGTCAACATTGCTCTCGACCATAAACCCAACATTATTATCGATGACGGCAGCGACGTAACCGCTACCCTGGTCAAAGAGCGCCAAAGTCAAATCTCTGATATTATCGGCACAACCGAAGAAACCACCACCGGCATCGTCCGCTTGCAAGCGATGCTGAAAGATGGGGTTTTAACTTTCCCCGCTATTAACGTCAACGATGCTGACACCAAACACTTCTTTGACAACCGCTACGGAACCGGACAATCGACTCTCGACGGCGTTATCCGTGCCACCAACATTCTCTTAGCCGGTAAAACCCTTGTGGTTGCGGGGTACGGATGGTGCGGTAAAGGCGTTGCTATGCGTGCGAGCGGGCTGGGTGCTAATGTTATCGTAACCGAAATCGATCCCACCAAAGCGATTGAAGCTGTTATGGATGGCTTCCGCGTCATGCCGATGGCAGAAGCCGCTTCTCAAGGCGATCTTTTCATTACCGTTACGGGTAACAAGCACGTTATCCGTCCCGAACATTTCGCGGCGATGAAAGATGGGGCAATTGTTTGCAATTCCGGTCACTTTGATATCGAAATCGACCTACAATCTTTAGGTCAAGAAGCGACTGAAGTCAAAGAAGTTCGTCCTTTCACTCAACAGTATTGCTTGAAGAGTGGAAAATCGATTATTGTTCTGGGGGAAGGACGTTTGGTGAACCTGGCGGCTGCTGAAGGACATCCTAGCGCCGTGATGGATATGAGCTTCGCTAACCAAGCGCTGGCGTGCGAATATCTGGTTAAAAATAAGGGTCAATTAGAACCCAAAATTTACAATATTCCCACGGAAATCGATAAAGAAATTGCACGCTTGAAACTGCAAGCAATGGGAATCAAAATCGATAGTTTGACAGCCGATCAGATCGAGTATATTAACTCTTGGACGGCGGGGACTTAA
- the ilvC gene encoding ketol-acid reductoisomerase translates to MARMYYDEDANLDLLAGKTVAIVGYGSQGHAHALNLKDSGVNVIVGLYPGSKSAAKAEEAGLKVHSVAEAAKAADLIMILLPDEVQKTVYKEEIEPNLSEGNILAFAHGFNIHFGQVVPPANVDVIMVAPKGPGHLVRRTYEQGEGVPCLFAVYQDATGQARDRAMAYAKGVGGTRAGILETTFREETETDLFGEQVVLCGGLSALIKAGFETLVEAGYQPELAYFECLHEVKLIVDLVVEGGLAKMRDSISNTAEYGDYTRGPRIVTDETRAEMRQILKEIQDGKFARDFVLENQSGKPGFTAMRRQEAEHPIEEVGKDLRAMFSWLKK, encoded by the coding sequence ATGGCTCGAATGTACTATGATGAAGACGCAAATTTAGACTTATTAGCGGGTAAAACCGTTGCAATTGTGGGTTATGGTTCCCAAGGTCACGCCCACGCCCTCAACCTTAAAGATAGCGGCGTTAACGTCATCGTCGGTCTTTATCCCGGTAGCAAATCCGCAGCCAAAGCCGAAGAAGCAGGCTTAAAGGTGCATAGCGTTGCCGAAGCTGCTAAAGCTGCCGATCTCATCATGATTCTGCTGCCCGATGAAGTGCAGAAAACCGTCTACAAAGAAGAAATCGAACCGAACTTGAGCGAAGGAAACATTCTCGCTTTTGCCCACGGGTTTAATATCCACTTCGGACAAGTCGTTCCGCCCGCCAACGTCGATGTTATCATGGTTGCGCCGAAAGGCCCGGGACACCTCGTGCGCCGTACCTACGAACAAGGCGAAGGCGTACCCTGTTTGTTTGCGGTGTACCAAGATGCCACCGGACAGGCCCGCGATCGCGCGATGGCTTATGCTAAAGGTGTTGGTGGCACTCGCGCCGGTATCCTTGAAACTACCTTCCGCGAAGAAACCGAAACGGATCTCTTCGGCGAACAAGTCGTTCTTTGCGGCGGTTTATCTGCCCTGATTAAAGCCGGATTTGAAACCCTTGTCGAAGCCGGATATCAACCCGAACTCGCCTACTTTGAATGTCTCCACGAAGTTAAATTAATTGTCGATCTTGTCGTTGAAGGCGGCCTCGCAAAAATGCGAGATAGTATCTCCAACACCGCAGAATACGGCGATTATACGCGCGGCCCTCGCATCGTTACCGATGAAACCCGCGCCGAAATGCGACAAATCCTTAAAGAGATTCAAGACGGTAAATTTGCCCGCGATTTCGTCCTTGAAAATCAAAGCGGTAAGCCCGGATTTACGGCGATGCGCCGTCAAGAAGCCGAGCATCCGATTGAGGAAGTCGGTAAAGATTTGCGCGCGATGTTTAGCTGGTTGAAGAAATAA
- a CDS encoding potassium channel family protein, translated as MELEPEKNGKPPVEFENEALVQAIAQSIVDRVNLFAPSADSPSEVLQQNCYPRHRRLIRVRVAIGVFTAIGLLYSIFNTFHQVFPHSHLVELALFPSLLSLFLGLALVVLLILEIFIGAGMDIEVEVKKANKVYKEYQFIPSFSKLPYLLLFLGLSFFAILLGFASFNSELYRSDPSNFDGFQEGFIAIYFSIVTFSTVGYGDIHPVSYLARTAAICEIFIAMFFNLIALSMTLSWVMAYEQSQHAVSIKNRIQKLHQQTAKSELERDRASKS; from the coding sequence ATGGAATTGGAACCCGAAAAGAACGGAAAACCGCCCGTTGAATTCGAGAACGAAGCTTTAGTTCAAGCGATCGCACAATCCATTGTCGATCGCGTCAATTTATTCGCCCCTTCCGCTGATTCCCCGTCAGAAGTTCTCCAGCAAAACTGCTATCCGCGTCACCGTCGCCTCATTCGCGTTCGAGTTGCGATCGGCGTTTTCACCGCGATCGGTTTGCTCTACTCAATTTTTAATACCTTCCATCAAGTTTTTCCCCACAGCCATTTAGTCGAACTCGCCCTTTTTCCCTCCCTTCTCAGTCTGTTTTTAGGATTAGCATTAGTCGTTTTACTCATCCTTGAAATTTTTATCGGCGCTGGGATGGATATAGAAGTCGAAGTCAAGAAAGCTAACAAAGTTTACAAAGAATATCAATTTATTCCCTCTTTTAGTAAACTTCCGTATTTGCTTTTATTTTTAGGCTTGAGCTTCTTTGCTATTTTATTGGGTTTTGCCAGCTTTAACTCCGAACTTTATCGGAGCGATCCGTCTAACTTTGATGGCTTTCAAGAAGGATTCATCGCCATTTATTTCTCCATTGTCACCTTTTCCACTGTCGGTTACGGCGATATTCATCCCGTCTCGTATCTCGCACGTACTGCTGCAATTTGCGAGATATTTATTGCGATGTTCTTCAATCTTATCGCGCTTTCAATGACTTTATCCTGGGTCATGGCCTACGAACAAAGTCAACACGCCGTCTCGATTAAAAATCGCATTCAAAAACTGCACCAGCAAACCGCGAAGTCAGAACTCGAACGCGATCGCGCTTCAAAATCTTGA
- a CDS encoding Uma2 family endonuclease produces MVVTSGSINKLQVYLGLKVPEVWFWQNGKFSLYRLQEGGYQPWEKSQFFPELDFVFLASFVQPDNQPAAVREFFQRSR; encoded by the coding sequence GTGGTGGTAACGAGCGGTAGTATCAATAAATTGCAAGTTTATTTGGGTTTAAAAGTGCCTGAAGTTTGGTTTTGGCAGAACGGCAAGTTTTCTTTATATCGCTTGCAGGAGGGAGGGTATCAGCCCTGGGAGAAAAGCCAATTTTTTCCCGAACTCGACTTTGTTTTTCTCGCGAGTTTTGTCCAACCGGACAATCAACCGGCGGCAGTTCGGGAATTTTTCCAGCGATCGCGTTAA
- a CDS encoding Uma2 family endonuclease encodes MGSVKNTAFLEQLDTQTEQRLILSNMSWQDYLTLDSVLENVPGLRLTYCQGLLEIKILSPRHEREKKTIARLLETYALAKNIDLHGCGSTPYRAQAEGSGLEPDECYCVGELKVFPVFEETSKIGAGHGRFPISQLKWW; translated from the coding sequence TTGGGGAGTGTCAAGAATACAGCATTCCTCGAACAACTCGATACTCAAACCGAACAGCGTTTGATTCTAAGCAATATGAGTTGGCAGGACTATCTGACGCTTGACTCCGTACTCGAAAACGTACCGGGATTGCGCCTGACTTACTGCCAAGGATTGCTCGAAATCAAGATTCTTTCCCCTCGACACGAACGCGAAAAAAAAACGATCGCTCGCTTATTAGAAACCTACGCCCTCGCTAAAAATATCGACTTGCACGGCTGCGGTTCGACTCCCTATCGCGCTCAAGCAGAAGGCAGCGGTTTAGAACCCGATGAATGCTATTGTGTCGGCGAGCTAAAAGTGTTCCCTGTTTTCGAGGAAACCTCGAAAATAGGAGCGGGACACGGGAGATTCCCGATTTCGCAGTTGAAGTGGTGGTAA
- a CDS encoding isoaspartyl peptidase/L-asparaginase: MSASKVQPKLIIHGGAGLSLKSKGGVEAVRKALHGIVEEVYALLQAGGSAKDAVIKGCQLLEDEPRFNAGTGSVLQSDGNIRMSASLMDGAVQRFSGVINASRLKNPIALAEFLQNESDRVLSDYGSAELLRELKIPAYDPLTDLRLQEWIEERKQNFSKAMAGTIAEPELTGARRGTIGVVALDAEGQLCAGTSTGGKGLERIGRVSDSAMPAGNYANGRAAVSCTGIGEDIIDECLAARIVVRVTDGLSLSEAMERSFRESKERGRDFGAIALSADGAIAWGKTSEILLGAYHTGAIVGDTLEWTTEEEVSGSIE, from the coding sequence ATGTCTGCATCGAAAGTACAACCTAAATTGATTATCCACGGCGGCGCGGGTTTGTCGCTCAAGAGTAAAGGCGGCGTGGAGGCGGTTCGGAAAGCGCTTCACGGTATTGTTGAGGAAGTCTACGCACTGTTGCAAGCGGGCGGGAGCGCCAAAGATGCCGTCATTAAAGGCTGTCAGTTGCTCGAAGATGAACCGCGCTTCAATGCAGGAACGGGTTCGGTGTTACAATCGGATGGCAATATTCGTATGAGCGCATCGTTGATGGATGGCGCAGTGCAGCGCTTTAGCGGCGTAATTAATGCTTCGCGCCTCAAAAATCCGATCGCGCTGGCAGAATTCCTGCAAAATGAAAGCGATCGCGTCCTCTCCGATTATGGTTCGGCAGAATTATTGCGAGAACTGAAAATCCCCGCTTACGATCCCCTCACCGATTTGCGCTTGCAGGAGTGGATTGAAGAACGCAAGCAGAATTTTAGCAAAGCAATGGCGGGAACCATCGCCGAACCGGAGTTAACCGGAGCCAGACGCGGTACGATTGGCGTGGTGGCGTTGGATGCTGAAGGGCAACTCTGTGCGGGAACTTCGACGGGCGGTAAAGGCTTGGAGCGTATCGGGCGCGTCAGCGATTCTGCCATGCCTGCGGGGAACTATGCAAACGGGCGCGCGGCGGTGAGTTGCACGGGGATTGGCGAAGATATCATCGATGAATGTTTGGCAGCGCGAATTGTCGTGCGCGTGACGGATGGGTTATCGCTTTCCGAGGCGATGGAACGTTCGTTTCGGGAGTCGAAGGAGAGGGGGCGAGATTTTGGCGCAATTGCATTATCGGCCGACGGCGCGATCGCGTGGGGAAAAACCAGCGAAATTTTGCTCGGTGCGTACCATACCGGCGCGATCGTGGGCGATACCTTAGAATGGACAACAGAAGAAGAAGTAAGCGGCTCTATTGAATAA
- the hisC gene encoding histidinol-phosphate transaminase, translating into MSSYFRPSVDAMSGYVPGEQPPPNVKVIKLNTNENPYLPSPKAVAVLQDFAPELLRRYPNPMAQTFCEAASAVLGIPSDWILAGNGSDDLLTMLMRACSEPGRAVVYPMPTYVLYRTLAEIQGAETIEVPYPEDFTLPVEALIEAQGAITFIACPNSPSGTAIPLELLDKLAANLSGVLVIDEAYVDFAETTALPLVKKYENVIVLRTLSKGYSLAGLRFGFGVANPVLLEGLIKVKDSYNVDAIACAVATAAIQDVEYKNASAQKVKVERDRVTTALSKLGFEVLPSQANFILATVPPQHNAEAIYQNLKQQGIFVRYFKQPGLDNKLRITIGTPDENSALLDEVSLFLRK; encoded by the coding sequence ATGTCTTCCTACTTCCGCCCCAGTGTCGATGCTATGTCTGGCTACGTTCCCGGCGAACAACCGCCCCCGAACGTCAAAGTTATCAAACTCAACACCAACGAAAACCCCTACCTGCCCTCTCCCAAAGCGGTGGCAGTCTTGCAGGATTTTGCCCCAGAATTGTTACGCCGCTATCCTAACCCGATGGCGCAGACGTTTTGCGAAGCAGCGAGTGCTGTTTTAGGCATTCCTAGCGATTGGATTTTAGCGGGGAATGGCAGCGATGACTTGTTGACGATGTTGATGCGCGCTTGCAGCGAACCGGGGCGCGCAGTCGTCTATCCAATGCCCACGTATGTACTTTACCGCACGCTGGCGGAAATTCAGGGCGCAGAAACGATTGAAGTGCCGTATCCAGAAGATTTTACTTTGCCGGTGGAAGCATTAATCGAGGCGCAAGGGGCAATTACGTTTATTGCCTGTCCGAACAGTCCTTCGGGAACGGCGATTCCGTTAGAGTTACTCGATAAGTTGGCGGCGAATTTGTCGGGGGTATTAGTCATTGACGAAGCGTATGTCGATTTCGCGGAAACGACGGCGTTACCCTTAGTGAAGAAGTACGAGAACGTTATCGTTTTGCGAACGCTATCGAAGGGATATTCACTGGCGGGATTGCGGTTTGGGTTTGGGGTAGCGAATCCGGTGCTGTTGGAAGGGTTGATTAAGGTTAAGGATAGTTATAACGTGGACGCGATCGCTTGTGCGGTGGCGACGGCGGCGATTCAGGATGTGGAGTATAAGAATGCTAGCGCCCAAAAGGTGAAGGTAGAACGCGATCGCGTTACAACAGCTTTAAGCAAGTTAGGATTTGAAGTTTTACCCTCCCAAGCCAACTTTATTCTTGCTACCGTTCCCCCGCAGCACAATGCCGAAGCGATTTATCAAAATCTCAAACAGCAAGGCATTTTTGTCCGCTATTTCAAACAACCGGGCTTAGATAATAAACTAAGAATTACCATTGGTACGCCGGACGAAAATAGTGCTTTGTTAGATGAAGTGAGTCTTTTTCTAAGAAAATAA
- the lepB gene encoding signal peptidase I — protein sequence MTSKEKPAVTPTETEKTSSELTFWEQVKSNSKTIAIALLIALIIRAFIAEPRYIPSDSMLPTLEVSDRVIVEKISYRFHPPQRGDIIVFEPPPQLQALGYQADQAFIKRTIGEPHQTVEVRDRTVYLDNLALKEDYIAEAPNYDLQRVTIPDNTIWVMGDNRNNSNDSHIWGFLPQRNVIGRAFFRFWPLNRLGWISRGNENANNPIELT from the coding sequence ATGACCTCGAAAGAAAAACCTGCTGTTACCCCAACAGAAACCGAAAAAACATCCTCTGAATTAACTTTTTGGGAACAAGTTAAAAGTAACAGTAAAACGATCGCGATCGCGCTGTTAATTGCTCTTATTATTCGCGCTTTCATCGCCGAACCGCGCTACATTCCTTCAGATTCCATGTTGCCGACCCTAGAAGTCAGCGATCGCGTCATCGTCGAAAAAATTTCCTATCGCTTCCATCCGCCCCAACGCGGCGATATTATCGTCTTTGAACCGCCACCCCAACTCCAAGCATTAGGCTATCAAGCCGACCAAGCGTTTATCAAGCGTACCATCGGCGAGCCGCATCAGACTGTCGAAGTGCGCGATCGCACCGTTTACCTCGATAACCTCGCCCTCAAAGAAGATTACATCGCCGAAGCGCCCAATTACGACTTACAGCGCGTTACGATTCCCGATAATACAATCTGGGTGATGGGCGACAATCGCAATAATAGCAACGACTCCCATATTTGGGGATTTTTACCCCAACGTAATGTCATTGGACGCGCCTTTTTCCGCTTTTGGCCGCTGAATCGTCTCGGTTGGATTTCTCGAGGGAATGAGAATGCGAATAATCCCATCGAACTTACCTAA
- a CDS encoding ABC transporter permease: MKSQLAFNAQKSDRTAQWKTLWNDTWTVFWSEWLDLRVRVPQVVATGLISPAIYILAFGLGLGSTLDRAMTPPVGDSYLEFILPGMAALSSMTISFGGTTFSICGDRLFSKTFEELLLLPVHPLALHLGKTIAGILRGLMTSGSVVFLAVLFTGKVWSFLNPLFWLVLILNCAVFAGLGVITGLRVKSLESVGLYNNFVIVPMSFLGATFFDPSTLPAALKAVVFCLPLTYTSIGLRAAAYRPLAEFPWYSLPILFAAAIALSVWGAYQFSHQQD, from the coding sequence GTGAAATCTCAACTTGCATTCAACGCCCAAAAAAGCGATCGCACTGCCCAATGGAAAACCCTTTGGAACGATACTTGGACCGTATTTTGGAGTGAATGGCTTGACTTGCGCGTGCGCGTTCCGCAAGTCGTCGCGACGGGTTTAATCTCCCCCGCCATTTATATCCTTGCTTTTGGCTTGGGATTGGGCAGTACCTTAGATCGAGCGATGACACCACCCGTGGGCGATAGTTACCTAGAATTCATTTTACCGGGAATGGCAGCACTCTCCTCGATGACCATTAGCTTTGGAGGGACAACCTTTTCCATTTGCGGCGATCGCCTTTTTAGCAAAACTTTTGAAGAATTACTGCTTCTCCCCGTCCATCCCCTCGCCCTTCACCTCGGCAAAACGATTGCAGGGATCCTCCGAGGTTTAATGACTTCCGGTTCCGTCGTCTTTCTCGCCGTCCTCTTCACTGGCAAAGTTTGGAGTTTCCTCAATCCGCTCTTTTGGTTGGTCTTAATCCTTAATTGCGCGGTTTTCGCCGGTTTAGGCGTAATTACCGGCTTAAGAGTAAAATCCCTCGAAAGTGTAGGACTTTACAACAACTTCGTCATCGTTCCCATGTCCTTTCTCGGGGCGACCTTTTTCGATCCTTCCACCCTTCCCGCCGCCCTCAAAGCTGTGGTGTTCTGCCTGCCCTTAACCTACACCAGCATTGGACTGCGCGCTGCCGCTTACCGCCCGCTAGCCGAGTTTCCGTGGTACTCGCTGCCGATTTTATTTGCCGCCGCGATCGCGCTTTCAGTTTGGGGCGCTTACCAATTTTCCCACCAACAGGATTAG
- a CDS encoding pentapeptide repeat-containing protein: MSTSELFKTDDLLNQYYRGERNFQGIQLPKADLSRACLSCCNFSEAFLKKTNFTRVRLIGSNLKNANLCRANFFRAMLVDANLSQANLSGAILAEADLTGAILQGSNLNGADLRYASLVGSSLLGAQLLGRVRLKGANLTSATLTRARVAEANLNGAMLARAVLTEADLSLATLKGAILIRAYLQRVNLRGADLQGADLSFADLRKADLSGANLKGANLEGANLSYANLIGANFRRANLQEADLNNASLQQAQLSNANLSGTNLLEANLEAANLQRADLRQAGLLFAELGGANLSGANLQDTNLIGAKLDRVKLSDSDLKRAIRLGSNG; encoded by the coding sequence ATGAGTACCAGTGAGTTATTTAAGACTGACGATCTGTTAAATCAATACTATCGAGGAGAGCGCAACTTTCAAGGTATTCAATTACCGAAGGCAGACCTCAGTCGAGCCTGTCTTAGCTGCTGCAATTTTAGCGAAGCTTTCCTCAAAAAAACTAACTTTACCCGCGTTCGTCTGATTGGCAGCAATCTTAAAAATGCAAACTTGTGCCGAGCGAACTTCTTCCGAGCGATGCTCGTGGATGCGAATTTATCCCAAGCCAATCTGAGTGGTGCAATCCTTGCAGAAGCCGATTTAACCGGCGCGATTCTTCAAGGTAGCAATTTAAACGGAGCCGACCTCAGATATGCTTCCTTAGTCGGCAGTAGTTTACTAGGCGCGCAACTGCTCGGTCGCGTTCGACTCAAGGGCGCGAACCTCACCTCAGCGACACTCACTCGCGCCCGAGTCGCAGAAGCTAACTTAAATGGAGCAATGCTGGCGCGCGCCGTCCTGACGGAAGCTGATTTGAGCTTAGCCACACTCAAGGGTGCAATTCTGATTCGAGCCTATCTCCAGCGCGTTAATCTTCGAGGTGCAGACCTTCAAGGAGCCGACCTTAGTTTTGCCGACTTGCGCAAAGCCGATCTCTCGGGGGCTAACTTGAAAGGGGCAAATTTGGAGGGGGCAAATTTAAGCTATGCTAACTTGATAGGGGCCAACTTTCGGCGGGCGAACCTTCAAGAAGCCGACTTAAATAACGCGAGTTTGCAACAGGCACAATTGAGCAACGCTAATCTATCGGGAACAAATTTACTTGAAGCAAATTTAGAAGCTGCTAATCTTCAACGAGCGGATTTGCGTCAAGCCGGTTTATTATTTGCCGAGTTAGGAGGAGCAAATTTAAGCGGTGCTAATCTCCAAGATACGAACTTAATCGGAGCAAAATTGGATCGAGTTAAGCTGTCGGATAGCGACCTCAAGCGGGCAATTCGACTAGGAAGTAATGGATAA
- a CDS encoding glycosyltransferase family 2 protein → MSEPKIAAIICTHNRDYYLGAAIDSLLAQTCDDFEVLVVDNASSDRTRTVVEERLSDPRLQYIYEDAIGLSVARNRGANESRAPILAYLDDDAVASPHWLNVLLAAYRDNDKLAVAGGKVTLIWPEGIEPPNWISEGLAGNLGLYDLGNTVTYIRQPGLTPRGLNYSLRRTFLEQIGGFDPNLGRKGKNLLSNEEVLMTELAIAKGWQVAYLPDALVAHNVAPERIDPKWFLQRSWWQGISECYREEAAGRTGIAQLGRGGERIARGLYKSLKYFSDPAERFDNLVYAYGQLGYLSAAIKGMLSLSKPSL, encoded by the coding sequence ATGTCCGAACCTAAAATTGCTGCGATTATCTGTACCCACAATCGGGATTATTACTTGGGTGCAGCGATTGATAGCTTATTGGCTCAAACCTGCGATGATTTTGAGGTGTTAGTCGTGGATAATGCTTCAAGCGATCGCACTCGGACCGTCGTTGAGGAACGCCTCAGCGATCCTCGCCTCCAATATATCTACGAAGACGCGATCGGGCTATCCGTCGCCCGCAACCGAGGGGCAAACGAAAGCCGCGCCCCGATTCTGGCTTATTTAGATGACGATGCGGTTGCCAGCCCTCACTGGTTGAACGTTCTCCTGGCCGCCTACCGCGATAACGATAAACTGGCGGTTGCTGGCGGGAAAGTAACTTTAATCTGGCCCGAGGGCATCGAACCCCCTAACTGGATTTCTGAGGGACTCGCCGGTAACTTAGGACTGTACGATCTCGGTAATACTGTTACCTATATCCGACAACCCGGACTTACACCCCGAGGTCTCAATTATTCGCTCCGTCGCACGTTTCTCGAGCAAATAGGGGGCTTTGATCCGAATTTGGGGCGAAAAGGCAAAAATCTACTGTCTAACGAAGAAGTCTTGATGACGGAACTCGCGATCGCAAAAGGCTGGCAAGTGGCTTATCTCCCCGATGCTCTCGTCGCCCATAACGTTGCTCCCGAACGGATCGATCCGAAGTGGTTTTTACAGCGCAGTTGGTGGCAGGGGATTAGCGAGTGCTACCGCGAGGAGGCAGCAGGGCGGACGGGAATCGCTCAACTCGGACGCGGCGGCGAGCGCATCGCACGCGGACTCTACAAAAGCTTAAAATATTTCTCGGATCCGGCCGAGCGCTTCGATAATCTTGTCTATGCTTACGGTCAGTTGGGCTATTTGAGCGCCGCGATTAAAGGAATGCTAAGTCTTTCCAAACCTTCACTTTGA